The Asterias amurensis chromosome 21, ASM3211899v1 genome has a segment encoding these proteins:
- the LOC139953387 gene encoding uncharacterized protein, translating into MAARILTGTRRNDHITPVLRSLHWLPVTRRIQYKLILIIYKACHNLAPRYLTDLLIPYTPARSLRSSSDTSLLRVPAVNLKSAGERAFCRVAPQLWNSLPADLKNVNSIAVFKCRLKT; encoded by the coding sequence ATGGCTGCAAGGATCCTTACTGGTACTAGACGCAACGACCATATCACACCAGTTCTTAGATCATTACACTGGCTGCCTGTGACTCGCAGGATTCAATACAAATTGATTCTTATCATCTACAAAGCCTGCCACAACCTTGCTCCTCGATACCTAACTGATCTGCTAATTCCATATACTCCTGCCCGATCACTTAGGTCATCTTCAGATACATCTCTTCTCAGGGTCCCGGCAGTAAATCTCAAATCAGCTGGCGAAAGAGCTTTCTGCCGGGTAGCACCACAGCTGTGGAACAGTCTCCCTGCAGACTTAAAAAATGTGAACTCCATAGCTGTTTTTAAATGTAGACTTAAGACTTAA